A region from the Flavobacterium enshiense genome encodes:
- the recR gene encoding recombination mediator RecR, with protein MEFSSKLLERAVNEMAQLPGIGKRTALRLVLHLLKQPKEQTEQFVSALLKMREEIKFCKKCHNISDVEICEICSNPSRDGSVICVVEDIRDVMALENTGMFKGLYHVLGGKISPIDGVGPSQLNINSLVEKVKSGTIKEIIFALSSTMEGDTTNFYIYKQIKDCEVITSAIARGIAIGDELEYADEVTLGRSLMHRIPFENSLKNL; from the coding sequence ATGGAATTTTCTTCAAAACTATTAGAGAGAGCAGTAAACGAAATGGCTCAGTTACCCGGTATAGGGAAACGAACGGCATTGCGACTTGTACTGCATTTATTAAAACAGCCGAAAGAACAGACAGAACAGTTTGTGTCAGCTTTGCTCAAGATGCGGGAGGAGATAAAATTTTGTAAAAAGTGCCACAATATTTCAGATGTGGAGATTTGCGAAATTTGCTCGAACCCATCTCGTGATGGTTCGGTTATCTGTGTTGTGGAAGACATTCGCGATGTGATGGCTCTGGAAAATACCGGAATGTTTAAAGGGTTGTATCATGTTTTGGGAGGTAAAATTTCTCCGATTGATGGTGTCGGGCCAAGTCAGTTGAACATCAATTCGTTGGTGGAGAAAGTAAAATCCGGAACAATAAAAGAAATTATTTTTGCGTTGAGTTCCACTATGGAAGGTGATACTACCAATTTTTATATCTATAAGCAAATTAAGGATTGTGAGGTAATCACTTCTGCAATTGCTCGCGGGATAGCCATTGGTGATGAGCTGGAATATGCTGACGAAGTAACTTTAGGACGCAGTTTGATGCACCGGATTCCGTTTGAGAATTCGTTGAAGAATTTGTAG
- a CDS encoding polysaccharide biosynthesis/export family protein, producing the protein MKKELFLLLLIIGISSVSCIPTKDLTYLQNKTQDSLSVNVHPIGNKPYRVQVNDILRVNIKALDQKLVDMFSQSGDQEGGQSEQTLYFDGFTVDDHGNIRMPVLGEINVIGFTLDEIRLKIEKQLLDEYFKKEANVFVTVKLAGLRYTINGEIGSPGTKMLFQEKASIMEAIANSGDITLTGNRKEVSIIRQYPHGTETHSIDLTDAKAMQSPYYYLQPNDYIYIKPLRQKSWGTGTTGMQSVATIITALSLVTTTLLLFKNL; encoded by the coding sequence ATGAAAAAAGAATTATTTCTTTTACTGTTAATTATAGGGATTTCTTCGGTTTCGTGCATTCCTACAAAAGATTTGACATACCTTCAAAATAAAACTCAGGACAGCTTGTCTGTAAATGTTCATCCGATTGGTAATAAACCTTACAGAGTTCAAGTGAATGATATATTGCGTGTAAATATTAAGGCTTTAGATCAGAAACTGGTGGATATGTTCTCCCAGTCTGGAGATCAGGAAGGAGGTCAGTCGGAACAAACGCTGTATTTTGACGGATTTACGGTGGATGATCACGGAAACATCAGAATGCCGGTTTTAGGAGAGATAAACGTTATAGGGTTTACCTTGGATGAAATCCGACTTAAAATAGAGAAACAACTGTTGGATGAGTATTTTAAAAAAGAGGCAAATGTTTTCGTTACCGTTAAATTAGCGGGATTGCGTTATACGATCAATGGTGAGATTGGTAGTCCTGGTACAAAAATGCTTTTTCAGGAAAAGGCAAGCATAATGGAAGCAATAGCTAATTCCGGAGATATTACCCTTACCGGAAACAGAAAAGAAGTGTCGATTATCAGGCAGTATCCTCATGGAACGGAAACACATAGTATTGACTTGACCGATGCAAAAGCAATGCAATCCCCTTACTACTATCTGCAACCCAATGATTATATCTATATTAAACCGTTAAGACAAAAATCTTGGGGAACGGGTACGACCGGAATGCAATCCGTAGCTACCATTATTACGGCTTTATCATTAGTCACAACAACGCTTTTACTATTTAAAAACCTATAA
- a CDS encoding sodium:solute symporter, giving the protein MTSATILTIIIIYFGLLILISNIVSKKDHSNDTFFKANKNSKWYLVAFGMIGTALSGVTFISVPGEVGNPDLQFKYFQFILGNAIGFIIIAKVLLPLYYRMNLTSIYGYIEQRLGTISYKTSAIIFLISRTIGSAFRLYLVVIVLQRYVFDDFNVPFAATVLISLGLIFAYTYRGGLKTIIITDTLQTFFLVSSVFLTIIFVCRSLDFSAIEAFEAVKNSNYSKIFFYENYLQGNYVVKQILGGIFVTIAMVGLDQDLMQKNLSCKNIGEAQKNMFTFTGIFVLINIFFLSVGALLYMYAEKNGVAIPMVDGVTRTDYLFPEIAFKHLSIIPAVIFLLGLTAATFATTDSALTALTTSFCVDFLGMDKAENVNNMQTVKTRHMVHLAFSFLMFLVILVFNSLNDKSVVTMIFTVAGYTYGPLLGLYGFGLFIKSKTVNDKLVPLVCVVSPLITYFINSNSKEWFGGYVFSFELIIVNGLITLLGLLLISKPATGETRF; this is encoded by the coding sequence ATGACATCGGCAACCATACTCACCATTATCATCATTTACTTTGGACTCCTTATTCTGATTTCCAACATCGTAAGTAAAAAAGATCACAGCAACGATACTTTTTTCAAAGCGAATAAAAATTCAAAATGGTACTTGGTTGCTTTTGGAATGATCGGAACCGCACTCTCAGGCGTTACCTTTATCTCGGTTCCCGGTGAAGTAGGGAATCCTGATTTGCAATTCAAATACTTCCAATTTATCTTAGGAAACGCTATCGGATTCATTATTATTGCCAAAGTCCTCCTGCCGCTATACTACCGAATGAACCTGACATCCATCTACGGTTATATCGAACAACGACTGGGAACAATAAGTTACAAGACTTCAGCAATCATTTTCTTAATCAGCCGAACTATCGGATCGGCTTTCCGTTTGTACTTGGTTGTAATTGTGCTTCAGCGTTATGTTTTTGACGATTTCAATGTACCTTTTGCAGCTACCGTGCTAATTTCTCTTGGTTTGATTTTCGCATATACCTATCGAGGCGGACTAAAAACCATCATCATCACTGATACATTACAGACTTTTTTCCTGGTTTCCTCCGTATTCCTGACGATTATTTTTGTTTGCAGAAGTTTGGATTTCAGCGCAATTGAAGCATTTGAAGCCGTTAAAAACAGTAATTATTCCAAAATATTTTTCTACGAAAATTACCTTCAGGGGAATTATGTCGTAAAACAGATTCTGGGCGGAATCTTTGTAACAATTGCCATGGTGGGATTGGATCAGGATCTGATGCAAAAAAACTTGAGTTGTAAAAACATCGGCGAAGCACAAAAAAACATGTTTACCTTCACCGGGATTTTTGTGTTAATTAACATCTTCTTCTTAAGTGTTGGTGCTTTATTATATATGTATGCCGAAAAGAACGGTGTCGCTATTCCAATGGTTGATGGAGTTACCCGAACCGACTATCTTTTCCCTGAAATCGCCTTCAAACATTTAAGCATTATACCAGCTGTAATTTTCCTGTTAGGATTAACAGCAGCCACATTTGCAACAACCGACAGTGCATTAACCGCTTTAACCACATCGTTTTGTGTTGATTTTCTTGGGATGGACAAAGCCGAGAATGTAAACAATATGCAAACGGTAAAAACTAGGCATATGGTTCACCTTGCGTTTTCATTTTTGATGTTTTTGGTGATATTGGTTTTCAATTCGCTTAACGACAAATCTGTGGTGACAATGATTTTTACAGTCGCCGGTTACACTTATGGTCCGCTTTTAGGATTATATGGCTTCGGACTTTTCATAAAATCGAAAACCGTTAATGATAAACTTGTACCTCTTGTTTGCGTTGTTTCGCCATTGATTACTTATTTCATCAATTCCAATTCGAAAGAGTGGTTTGGCGGCTATGTGTTTTCGTTTGAATTGATCATTGTTAACGGATTGATAACACTGCTTGGCTTACTGCTGATAAGCAAACCGGCTACCGGAGAAACCCGATTCTAA